From Pandoraea norimbergensis, the proteins below share one genomic window:
- a CDS encoding entericidin A/B family lipoprotein has protein sequence MKRLIAIALLSGFALGLAGCNTVHGAGTDIEKGGEAIQGAADRNK, from the coding sequence ATGAAACGACTGATCGCCATCGCTCTGCTCTCCGGCTTCGCGCTGGGTCTTGCTGGCTGCAACACCGTCCATGGTGCGGGTACGGACATCGAAAAGGGTGGTGAAGCCATCCAGGGTGCCGCCGACCGCAACAAGTAA
- a CDS encoding sensor histidine kinase: MIAAIVITVGSLIGLESAHRRLASTYEAALQAMTAANELNEIMARTSTVVSSQRGYLLTNNPIYLDPYLSAVRRIRDLAALVIQHYEDVHDAQAAREFADVMTLFSQRITAMETARAAVRQGEMNLEEALAPNNLGIGTMEPVQNAITDLYNRELARARTAQDDGRFDQAISAVSAGALSVLTILLFILLFRTLGRQMRQEQLARDQLHEQQAHLDRLVRERTEQLDELATHLQNVSEDEKTRLSRELHDELGAILTACKMDVTWAHHKLRNTDTVIAEKLARAQRNLDSGIQIKRRIIENLRPTVLINFGLVTALRSLAEEAADQQHWQLDLDLPEEDFALPEATAIALFRVAQEALTNAGKYARATTIRVALACDDQRVRLEVIDNGIGLTPDQFNKPKTHGLFGMRQRVSARGGRIDIHSLPERIGTEIQVVMPLCNPAEALDMTDPGNVIYGADGANRTDATDATESTDSTHSTAPASPAVPSDQTAQATRPDATPPSPVGMR, translated from the coding sequence ATGATCGCCGCGATCGTGATCACGGTCGGGAGCCTGATCGGGCTGGAGTCGGCGCACCGGCGGCTGGCCTCGACGTACGAGGCTGCCCTGCAAGCGATGACCGCCGCCAACGAGCTCAACGAGATCATGGCGCGCACCTCGACGGTGGTGTCGAGCCAGCGCGGTTATCTGCTCACGAACAACCCGATCTATCTCGATCCGTACCTCTCGGCGGTGCGTCGCATTCGCGATCTGGCCGCGCTCGTCATCCAGCATTACGAAGATGTGCACGATGCGCAGGCGGCGCGCGAATTCGCCGACGTGATGACGCTGTTCTCGCAGCGCATTACCGCCATGGAAACCGCACGCGCTGCCGTGCGGCAGGGCGAAATGAATCTCGAAGAAGCGCTCGCCCCGAACAATCTCGGCATCGGCACGATGGAGCCCGTACAGAACGCCATCACCGATCTGTACAACCGCGAACTCGCTCGTGCACGCACTGCGCAGGACGACGGCCGTTTCGATCAGGCCATCTCCGCCGTCAGTGCAGGCGCACTCTCGGTGCTGACGATTCTGCTGTTCATCCTGCTGTTCCGCACGCTTGGGCGGCAGATGCGTCAGGAGCAACTCGCCCGCGACCAATTGCATGAACAACAGGCGCACCTCGACCGCCTCGTGCGCGAGCGCACCGAGCAACTCGACGAGTTGGCCACACACTTGCAGAACGTGAGCGAAGACGAGAAGACGCGGCTCTCGCGCGAGTTGCACGACGAGCTGGGCGCGATCCTTACTGCGTGCAAGATGGACGTCACGTGGGCGCACCACAAGCTGCGCAACACCGACACCGTCATCGCCGAAAAGCTCGCGCGTGCGCAACGCAATCTCGACTCGGGCATTCAAATCAAGCGCCGTATCATCGAGAATCTGCGCCCCACGGTGTTGATCAATTTCGGTCTCGTGACCGCCCTGCGCTCGCTCGCGGAAGAAGCGGCCGATCAGCAGCACTGGCAGCTCGATCTCGATCTGCCCGAAGAAGATTTCGCCCTGCCGGAAGCCACGGCCATTGCGCTATTCCGCGTGGCACAGGAAGCGCTGACGAATGCGGGCAAATATGCTCGCGCGACGACGATTCGTGTGGCGCTCGCCTGCGACGACCAGCGGGTGCGCCTCGAAGTCATCGACAACGGCATCGGTCTTACGCCGGACCAGTTCAACAAGCCCAAGACGCATGGCCTGTTCGGCATGCGTCAGCGCGTCTCGGCGCGCGGCGGGCGCATCGATATCCACTCGCTGCCGGAGCGAATCGGCACCGAGATTCAGGTCGTCATGCCGCTGTGCAACCCGGCCGAGGCGCTCGACATGACCGACCCGGGCAATGTGATTTATGGCGCGGATGGCGCCAATCGCACCGACGCCACCGACGCCACCGAATCCACCGATTCCACCCATTCCACCGCACCGGCATCTCCTGCCGTCCCGTCCGATCAAACCGCGCAGGCCACCCGGCCCGACGCCACGCCGCCCTCCCCCGTGGGAATGCGCTGA
- a CDS encoding methionine ABC transporter ATP-binding protein produces the protein MIELQNITQRFAGPKGPIDALSNISLSIERGEVFGIIGRSGAGKSTLVRVINLLNRPSDGSVRVDGQDLTALSSDELRKARRRIGMIFQHFNLLSSRTVYDNVALPLELAGLSADEIRAKVLPLLELVGLTAQKDRYPAQISGGQKQRVGIARALASEPQVLLSDEATSALDPETTRSILDLLKRINRELGLTIVLITHQMEVIKQVCDRLAVLDAGRVVEQGRVIDVFLRPRHEVTRAMIGDVIAQELPAGVRERIASRIGNGHDHLYRLAFSGAGVDQPLLSEAIRRYELDFNILHGQIDEIQGQAFGSLAVMAGGTPARVAEAMAFLASQGVVVEEMSHVE, from the coding sequence ATGATCGAACTCCAGAACATTACCCAGCGCTTCGCTGGGCCCAAGGGGCCGATCGACGCGCTCTCCAATATCAGCCTGTCGATCGAGCGCGGCGAAGTTTTCGGCATCATCGGCCGAAGCGGCGCCGGCAAGAGCACGCTCGTGCGTGTGATCAACCTGCTCAACCGTCCGAGCGACGGCAGCGTTCGCGTGGACGGGCAGGATCTCACTGCCCTCTCGTCGGACGAGTTGCGCAAAGCGCGCCGCCGTATCGGCATGATCTTCCAGCATTTCAACCTGCTCAGCTCGCGCACGGTGTACGACAACGTCGCGCTGCCGCTGGAGCTGGCCGGCCTGTCCGCTGACGAAATTCGCGCGAAGGTGCTGCCGCTGCTCGAACTGGTGGGACTGACGGCGCAGAAGGATCGTTACCCGGCGCAGATTTCCGGCGGTCAGAAGCAGCGCGTGGGCATTGCCCGGGCGCTCGCGAGCGAACCGCAGGTGCTGCTCTCCGACGAAGCCACGTCGGCGCTCGACCCGGAGACCACGCGCTCGATTCTCGACCTGCTCAAGCGCATCAACCGTGAGCTCGGTCTGACCATCGTGCTGATTACCCACCAGATGGAAGTGATCAAGCAGGTGTGCGATCGCCTGGCCGTGCTCGACGCCGGCCGTGTGGTGGAACAGGGCCGCGTGATCGACGTGTTCCTGCGTCCGCGTCACGAAGTCACGCGCGCCATGATCGGCGACGTGATCGCTCAGGAATTGCCGGCAGGCGTGCGCGAGCGCATCGCTTCGCGCATCGGCAACGGGCACGATCACCTGTACCGGTTGGCCTTCTCGGGTGCCGGGGTGGATCAGCCGCTGCTCTCGGAAGCGATTCGCCGCTACGAACTCGATTTCAATATCCTGCATGGCCAGATCGACGAGATCCAGGGGCAGGCTTTCGGATCGCTCGCCGTGATGGCCGGCGGTACCCCGGCCCGTGTGGCCGAAGCCATGGCGTTCCTCGCCAGTCAAGGCGTCGTTGTCGAGGAGATGAGCCATGTGGAGTGA
- a CDS encoding GGDEF domain-containing protein, with protein MNRPPPVAIRPSERFGAPAASHEALPTASATSASAAALASLSQFDEPDESVLLAQLCEGIGLTCVFQPIIDFRTSGIAGYEGLVRGPAGTAIHSPLALFAAARRHGLSGPLELACRRTVLRGFVDQDLPERLFLNIGPVTRAQPGGGVTESLGLDETFAMLQSFRLPPERVVLELTEHAPTLDIASTRASLTAYRALGFEVALDDMGEGYASLRLWSELRPDYVKIDRHFVDGIDSDTVKLQFVRSMRQIAETSGTRVIAEGIEHAEELQVVRDLGIFLGQGYFIARPEAQPQRAITTSVQEVVNERRAYVHQQPSQLGAGNVTLERIASYVAPVSPDTRSEDVVARFESDPALEVLPVVERDRAVGLIGRASLIGRFARPFTRELYGRKPCSAVMEPRPLTFDKAARVEDLSRMIAEGASRQITAGFIVTDQGRYFGVAQGHALMRHITDMQLDAARYANPLTLLPGNVPIDDYMDRMIGERQSFHACYVDLDNFKPFNDVFGYRRGDDLIQLVARVLMAVRNPERDFLGHIGGDDFLILFRSPDWEARCREALTRFGEAVTEYFHPDQIAAGGFEAEDRRGMVIFHPITSLSIGVVAVTPESFPSHVEVSAAAADAKKMAKRALGNSLFIERRRAHR; from the coding sequence TTGAACCGTCCCCCGCCTGTAGCGATTCGTCCGTCGGAGCGCTTCGGCGCCCCTGCGGCATCGCACGAAGCACTTCCCACGGCCTCTGCCACATCGGCTTCCGCTGCGGCCCTCGCTTCCCTCTCCCAATTCGACGAACCCGACGAGAGCGTGTTGCTCGCGCAGTTGTGCGAGGGCATCGGCCTCACGTGCGTGTTCCAACCGATTATTGACTTTCGCACGTCCGGCATTGCCGGTTACGAAGGGTTGGTGCGCGGCCCGGCCGGTACGGCGATTCACTCGCCGCTCGCGCTGTTTGCTGCGGCCCGTCGCCACGGGTTGAGCGGTCCGCTCGAACTGGCGTGCCGCCGCACGGTGCTGCGCGGGTTCGTCGATCAGGATCTGCCCGAGCGGCTGTTTCTGAACATCGGGCCGGTGACGCGGGCCCAGCCGGGCGGTGGTGTGACCGAGTCGCTGGGGCTGGATGAAACGTTTGCCATGCTGCAATCGTTCCGTCTGCCGCCAGAGCGCGTGGTGCTCGAACTCACCGAACATGCTCCGACTCTCGATATCGCCAGCACGCGGGCGTCGCTCACGGCGTATCGGGCGCTCGGGTTCGAAGTGGCGCTGGACGATATGGGCGAGGGCTACGCGAGCTTGCGGCTGTGGTCGGAACTGCGCCCCGATTACGTCAAGATCGACCGGCATTTCGTCGACGGCATCGACAGCGACACGGTCAAGCTTCAGTTCGTGCGCTCCATGCGGCAGATCGCGGAGACGAGCGGTACGCGCGTGATTGCCGAAGGGATCGAGCACGCCGAAGAGCTTCAGGTGGTGCGCGATCTCGGTATTTTTCTCGGTCAAGGCTATTTCATCGCACGCCCGGAAGCGCAGCCGCAGCGCGCGATCACGACGAGTGTGCAGGAGGTCGTGAACGAGCGGCGCGCGTATGTGCATCAGCAACCGAGCCAGCTCGGTGCGGGCAACGTGACGCTGGAGCGCATTGCGTCGTACGTCGCGCCGGTGTCGCCGGACACGCGCAGCGAAGACGTGGTGGCGCGTTTCGAGAGCGATCCTGCGCTGGAAGTGCTGCCGGTGGTGGAGCGCGACCGCGCGGTGGGCTTGATCGGCCGGGCGTCGTTGATCGGCCGGTTTGCGCGGCCGTTCACGCGCGAGTTGTACGGGCGCAAGCCGTGTTCGGCGGTGATGGAGCCGCGCCCGCTCACATTCGACAAAGCCGCGCGCGTGGAAGACCTGAGCCGCATGATCGCCGAGGGAGCCAGCCGGCAAATTACGGCCGGGTTCATCGTGACCGATCAGGGGCGTTACTTTGGTGTCGCACAGGGGCATGCGCTCATGCGGCATATCACCGACATGCAGCTCGACGCGGCGCGTTACGCGAATCCGCTGACGCTGCTGCCGGGCAATGTGCCGATCGACGACTATATGGATCGCATGATCGGCGAGCGTCAGTCGTTTCACGCCTGCTATGTCGATCTGGATAACTTCAAGCCGTTCAATGACGTGTTCGGTTACCGGCGCGGCGACGATCTGATTCAACTGGTGGCGCGCGTGTTGATGGCGGTGCGTAACCCCGAGCGCGATTTTCTCGGGCACATTGGCGGCGACGATTTTCTGATCCTGTTCCGCAGCCCCGACTGGGAGGCGCGTTGCCGCGAAGCCCTCACGCGATTTGGGGAGGCGGTGACGGAATACTTCCATCCGGACCAGATCGCAGCAGGTGGCTTTGAGGCGGAAGACCGGCGCGGCATGGTGATCTTTCATCCGATCACGAGTCTGTCGATCGGTGTGGTGGCGGTCACGCCGGAGAGTTTTCCGTCGCACGTGGAGGTCTCGGCCGCCGCGGCCGATGCGAAGAAAATGGCCAAGCGTGCGCTCGGCAACAGCCTGTTTATCGAACGGCGGCGTGCGCATCGGTGA
- a CDS encoding response regulator, protein MSTGKATTLTGSRSPLKVLLIEDSAVIRESLSEALGSTGMLEVAGVAETADDAVRTLKEDSFDAVIVDIQLRRGSGMDVLSYLHDAGLLPHLMAIVLTNYALATYRKRCQQLGVQYFFDKSLEFDRVIEVLDDFATGRQA, encoded by the coding sequence ATGTCAACCGGGAAAGCGACAACGCTGACGGGGTCCCGCTCTCCCCTTAAGGTGCTGTTGATCGAAGACTCGGCGGTCATTCGCGAGAGCCTGTCCGAAGCACTCGGTTCGACCGGGATGCTTGAGGTGGCAGGGGTTGCGGAAACCGCAGATGACGCGGTTCGCACGCTTAAGGAGGATTCGTTCGACGCGGTGATCGTCGATATCCAACTGCGGCGCGGCTCAGGCATGGACGTGCTGTCCTACCTGCATGACGCCGGCCTGTTGCCTCACCTGATGGCCATCGTGCTCACGAATTACGCGCTGGCGACGTATCGCAAGCGTTGCCAGCAGCTTGGCGTACAGTATTTTTTCGACAAATCGCTCGAATTCGACCGCGTGATCGAGGTACTCGACGATTTCGCGACCGGCCGGCAGGCCTGA
- a CDS encoding ferritin-like domain-containing protein codes for MHTAKHAKQHAKTQGKPTIKGNGHSAHAGEDFEIDVRALRERAREHLDDGAVTEDYRADRDAVVHMLNDALATELVCVLRYKRHHFMATGIHAEPVAAEFAEHAAQEQDHADRIATRIVQLGGEPDFAPDSLSARSHAEYVAGKNLREMIRENLVAERIAIESYREMIHYLGDRDTTTRRMLEEILAVEEEHADDMRDLLDRE; via the coding sequence ATGCATACCGCCAAGCACGCCAAGCAACACGCCAAGACGCAAGGCAAGCCCACTATCAAGGGCAACGGTCATAGCGCTCACGCCGGCGAGGACTTCGAAATCGATGTCCGTGCCCTGCGTGAGCGTGCCCGCGAGCATCTGGACGATGGTGCGGTGACGGAAGACTATCGCGCGGATCGCGACGCTGTCGTGCATATGCTCAACGACGCGCTCGCCACCGAACTGGTGTGCGTGCTGCGCTACAAGCGCCACCATTTCATGGCCACCGGCATCCACGCCGAGCCGGTTGCCGCCGAATTTGCCGAGCACGCTGCTCAGGAGCAAGACCACGCGGACCGCATTGCGACGCGTATCGTGCAACTGGGCGGCGAGCCCGATTTCGCGCCGGACAGCCTGTCGGCGCGCAGCCATGCCGAATATGTCGCCGGGAAGAACCTGCGCGAAATGATTCGCGAAAATCTCGTCGCGGAACGCATCGCGATTGAGAGTTACCGCGAGATGATTCATTATTTGGGCGACCGGGATACCACGACGCGGCGTATGCTCGAGGAAATTCTGGCTGTCGAGGAAGAGCACGCCGACGATATGCGCGACCTGCTCGACCGGGAGTGA
- a CDS encoding MetQ/NlpA family ABC transporter substrate-binding protein, with protein MQRRTIFKLLAGVGAATVFATQFAAPAAAADAVNLKVGVTGGPHAQIFDEVKKVAAKNGLNLKVIEFSDYVQPNAALSSGDLDVNSYQHQPYLDAQVKDRGYKLVSIAKTVIFPMGVYSKKIKSLADLKAGAKVSLPNDPTNGGRALLLLQKNGLIKLRADAGLKATPIDVIENPKKLKFVELDAAQLPRSLDDVDVAVINTNFAMEAGLNPKRDAIAIEDANGPYANVLVVRAADKDKPWVAQLIKSYHSPEVKAFIEQKFGGSVVTAW; from the coding sequence ATGCAACGTCGTACGATTTTCAAACTGCTGGCCGGTGTAGGTGCCGCCACGGTGTTCGCCACGCAATTCGCCGCACCGGCCGCTGCCGCCGATGCCGTCAACCTGAAGGTCGGTGTGACGGGTGGCCCGCACGCGCAGATTTTCGATGAAGTGAAGAAGGTCGCCGCCAAGAACGGCCTCAATCTCAAGGTCATCGAATTCAGCGACTACGTGCAGCCGAATGCCGCGCTGTCGTCGGGCGATCTCGACGTGAACAGCTACCAGCACCAGCCGTATCTCGACGCACAGGTGAAGGACCGTGGCTACAAGCTCGTGTCGATCGCCAAGACCGTGATCTTCCCGATGGGCGTGTACTCGAAGAAGATCAAGTCGCTGGCCGACCTGAAGGCCGGCGCCAAGGTGTCGCTGCCGAACGACCCGACCAACGGTGGCCGCGCCTTGCTGCTGCTGCAAAAGAACGGTCTGATCAAGCTGCGCGCCGACGCCGGCCTGAAGGCGACGCCGATCGACGTGATCGAGAACCCGAAGAAGCTGAAGTTCGTGGAACTGGATGCCGCTCAACTGCCGCGCTCGCTCGACGACGTGGACGTGGCCGTCATCAACACCAACTTCGCCATGGAAGCCGGTCTGAACCCGAAGCGTGACGCCATCGCCATCGAAGATGCGAATGGCCCGTACGCCAACGTGCTCGTCGTGCGCGCGGCCGACAAGGACAAGCCGTGGGTGGCCCAGTTGATCAAGTCGTACCACTCGCCGGAAGTGAAGGCGTTCATCGAGCAGAAGTTTGGCGGCTCGGTGGTAACGGCTTGGTAA
- a CDS encoding methyl-accepting chemotaxis protein: protein MGLFTRRGAAAQTVTIMSEVADSAGTLGIELCDIAGNVDEIAVRIKRQAEVFQELQRAAADTSEGNQQIAAAAREARDIADRASAEIAASRGTADASLASIHGLVEGVSGMAGEIAGLRDALEHVGKVAEGISVIARQTNLLALNAAIEAARAGVAGRSFAVVATEVKQLASKTSEATQQIEQTLAALAERTQRLMRESNTNVARANEAREGTRAIASVIETAGTALDTFDRQAGQIVQASEAIENECSTLVAHVDEMADGVAHSAEHVENARERINGLLSVSEHLIGLIAEADVETEDTPFIRAVRRAAKQVGETFEAALAKGKISEQELFDRRYEPIPGSNPQQLMARFTRFTDETLPTIQEPLLSLSERIAFCAAVDENGYLPTHNRKFSQAPTNDPVWNAAHCRNRRLFNDRTGAAAGSNTKPLLLQTYRRDMGGGEFVVMKDASAPIYVNGRHWGGFRIAYRVMA, encoded by the coding sequence ATGGGGCTATTCACGCGCCGCGGGGCAGCCGCGCAGACCGTCACAATCATGAGCGAGGTGGCCGACAGTGCCGGCACCCTTGGCATCGAGCTGTGCGATATCGCCGGTAACGTCGACGAAATCGCCGTGCGCATCAAACGGCAGGCCGAAGTGTTTCAGGAACTTCAGCGCGCTGCCGCCGACACCAGCGAAGGGAATCAGCAGATTGCGGCCGCCGCGCGCGAAGCCCGCGACATCGCCGATCGGGCGAGCGCCGAGATTGCGGCGTCGCGTGGCACCGCCGACGCGTCTCTGGCTTCCATTCACGGGCTGGTCGAGGGCGTGTCGGGCATGGCCGGTGAAATTGCCGGTCTGCGCGACGCGCTCGAACACGTGGGCAAGGTGGCCGAAGGCATCTCGGTCATTGCGCGCCAGACCAATCTTCTCGCCCTCAATGCCGCGATCGAAGCCGCCCGCGCCGGTGTCGCGGGGCGCAGCTTTGCGGTGGTGGCCACCGAAGTCAAACAACTGGCCAGCAAGACCTCAGAAGCCACTCAGCAAATCGAACAAACCCTCGCCGCACTGGCCGAGCGCACTCAGCGGCTGATGCGCGAGAGCAACACCAATGTGGCCCGTGCGAACGAAGCGCGCGAAGGTACACGAGCCATCGCGAGCGTGATCGAGACGGCGGGTACCGCGCTCGACACGTTCGACCGTCAGGCCGGGCAGATCGTGCAGGCAAGCGAGGCCATCGAGAACGAATGCAGCACGCTCGTTGCGCACGTCGATGAAATGGCCGATGGTGTCGCGCATTCCGCCGAGCATGTCGAAAACGCACGCGAACGGATTAACGGGCTGCTCTCGGTATCGGAGCACCTGATCGGCCTGATCGCCGAGGCGGATGTGGAAACGGAAGACACGCCATTCATCCGCGCCGTGCGACGTGCCGCGAAGCAAGTGGGCGAGACCTTCGAGGCGGCGCTCGCGAAGGGCAAGATCAGCGAGCAGGAGTTGTTCGATCGTCGCTACGAACCGATTCCGGGGTCGAATCCACAGCAGTTGATGGCGCGCTTCACGCGCTTTACCGACGAAACGCTGCCGACGATTCAGGAGCCGTTGCTCTCACTGAGCGAGCGCATCGCCTTTTGCGCCGCCGTCGACGAGAACGGCTACCTGCCGACGCATAACCGCAAGTTCTCGCAGGCGCCGACCAACGATCCGGTTTGGAATGCGGCGCATTGCCGCAACCGTCGACTGTTCAATGACCGCACGGGGGCGGCGGCAGGGAGCAACACGAAACCGCTGCTGTTGCAAACGTATCGGCGCGATATGGGCGGAGGCGAGTTCGTGGTGATGAAGGATGCGTCTGCCCCCATCTATGTGAATGGGCGTCACTGGGGTGGCTTCCGGATTGCTTATCGTGTGATGGCGTGA
- a CDS encoding CsbD family protein codes for MNSDQIKGKWNQLKGEAKKQWGKVTDDDLLKIEGNRDKFVGVIQERYGKEKAEAEREVDTWNKDHKLW; via the coding sequence ATGAACTCGGATCAGATCAAGGGCAAGTGGAATCAACTGAAGGGCGAAGCCAAGAAGCAGTGGGGCAAGGTGACCGATGACGATCTGCTCAAGATCGAAGGCAACCGCGACAAGTTCGTGGGCGTAATCCAGGAACGCTACGGCAAGGAAAAGGCCGAGGCGGAACGTGAAGTCGACACCTGGAACAAGGACCACAAGCTCTGGTAA
- a CDS encoding DUF1328 domain-containing protein codes for MLHYAVVFFVIALIAAVFGFTGIAAGAAEIAKILFFIFLVIFLVTLLFGVVRR; via the coding sequence ATGCTTCACTACGCCGTCGTGTTTTTCGTGATCGCGCTGATCGCCGCAGTGTTCGGCTTCACCGGTATTGCCGCCGGCGCCGCCGAAATCGCCAAGATTCTGTTCTTCATCTTCCTCGTGATCTTTTTGGTCACGCTGCTGTTCGGCGTGGTCCGACGATAG
- a CDS encoding response regulator yields MSLTIKILIADDHAIVRTGFKQFIADESDMEVLGEAASGDEVIRAVRDTAFDVVLLDIAMPDKNGIDTLRVIKQLRPQQGVLFLSTYPEAQYAVNLLRAGANGYLMKDAAPEEIIRAIRTVARGHRYVSEITADLLAQKLDQPIDEPMHEQLSEREFQVFCKLAQGRTPTEIAEELHLSVKTVSTYRARVLEKMHLKTNADLTLYALKNGLIS; encoded by the coding sequence ATGTCACTGACAATAAAAATCCTGATTGCCGACGATCACGCCATCGTTCGCACCGGCTTCAAGCAGTTCATCGCGGACGAGTCGGACATGGAAGTGTTGGGCGAGGCTGCGAGCGGCGACGAAGTGATTCGTGCCGTACGCGATACGGCGTTCGATGTCGTGCTGTTGGATATCGCCATGCCTGACAAGAACGGCATCGACACCCTGCGTGTGATCAAGCAGTTGCGTCCGCAGCAGGGGGTGCTGTTCCTGTCGACGTATCCGGAAGCGCAGTACGCGGTCAATCTGCTGCGCGCCGGTGCTAACGGCTATCTGATGAAGGATGCGGCGCCCGAGGAGATCATTCGGGCGATCCGCACGGTGGCGCGCGGCCACCGCTATGTCAGTGAAATTACCGCCGATCTGCTCGCACAGAAGCTCGATCAACCGATTGACGAGCCAATGCACGAGCAGCTCTCCGAGCGCGAGTTTCAGGTGTTCTGCAAGCTCGCGCAGGGCCGTACGCCCACCGAGATCGCGGAGGAACTGCATTTGTCAGTGAAGACCGTGAGCACGTATCGCGCGCGCGTGCTCGAAAAGATGCATTTGAAAACCAATGCCGATCTGACGCTTTACGCGCTCAAGAACGGCCTGATCAGTTGA
- a CDS encoding methionine ABC transporter permease: protein MWSEMFDLFVSSFWETIIMVGISGLIGAVVGVPLGVLLYLTDRNGVLQNLPTNRIVGILVNAVRSTPFIILLVAVIPFTRLIVGSSIGTMAAVVPLTIAAAPFVARLVETALREVDRGLIEAAQSMGATTGQIVMKVLLPEALPGIVAGLTITFVSLVGYSAMAGAIGGGGLGDLGIRYGYQRFLPEVMITVVLILIVFVQLVQTFGDWLVRRLSHK from the coding sequence ATGTGGAGTGAAATGTTCGATCTGTTCGTCTCGTCGTTCTGGGAGACGATCATCATGGTCGGGATCTCCGGCCTGATCGGTGCGGTGGTCGGTGTGCCGCTGGGCGTGCTGCTGTATCTGACCGATCGCAATGGCGTGTTGCAGAACCTGCCGACCAATCGCATCGTCGGCATTCTCGTGAATGCCGTGCGTTCCACGCCGTTCATCATCTTGCTGGTCGCCGTCATCCCGTTCACGCGCCTGATCGTCGGCTCGTCGATCGGGACGATGGCCGCCGTGGTGCCACTGACCATCGCCGCCGCGCCGTTTGTGGCGCGTCTGGTCGAGACGGCCCTGCGTGAAGTCGACCGCGGCCTGATCGAAGCTGCCCAATCGATGGGCGCGACCACGGGCCAGATCGTCATGAAGGTGCTGTTGCCCGAGGCGCTGCCCGGTATCGTCGCTGGTCTGACCATCACGTTCGTGAGCCTCGTCGGCTACTCGGCCATGGCCGGTGCCATCGGCGGCGGCGGGCTGGGCGATCTGGGGATTCGTTACGGTTATCAACGCTTCCTGCCCGAAGTGATGATAACGGTGGTGCTGATCCTGATCGTCTTCGTGCAACTGGTGCAGACGTTCGGGGACTGGCTGGTGCGCCGCCTGAGCCACAAGTAA
- a CDS encoding DUF1328 family protein, translated as MLKWALLFALISIVAGLLGFTGIAAGAAGVAKILFVLFLVLFVIFLLLGLTVAKKIVD; from the coding sequence ATGTTGAAGTGGGCTTTGTTGTTCGCACTGATCTCGATCGTGGCGGGCCTGCTGGGCTTTACAGGGATCGCCGCCGGTGCGGCTGGGGTCGCCAAGATCCTCTTCGTACTGTTCCTGGTGTTGTTCGTGATCTTCCTGCTGCTCGGTCTGACCGTCGCCAAGAAGATCGTCGACTAG